In Deferribacter desulfuricans SSM1, the following are encoded in one genomic region:
- the nuoK gene encoding NADH-quinone oxidoreductase subunit NuoK: MTLTLQHYLVLSAILFGIGMTGVLIRRNLIVMFMSLELMLNAVNINLAAYSKYLHTMTGQIFIVFVMCVAAAEAAVGLALIITLFRNKSTINADEINSLRG, encoded by the coding sequence ATGACTTTAACACTACAGCATTATTTAGTTTTAAGTGCTATTCTGTTTGGGATTGGTATGACTGGTGTATTGATAAGAAGAAATCTCATAGTAATGTTTATGTCATTGGAACTAATGCTGAATGCAGTTAATATAAATCTTGCTGCTTATTCGAAATATTTGCATACTATGACTGGTCAGATATTCATTGTCTTTGTGATGTGTGTGGCTGCTGCTGAAGCTGCAGTGGGGCTTGCTCTTATTATTACTCTATTTAGAAATAAATCCACAATAAATGCAGACGAAATTAATTCACTAAGAGGATAG
- a CDS encoding NADH-quinone oxidoreductase subunit J, with the protein MEQVAFYILAFLAIVSALFMITRTNPVHSALWMLLTFFSVAGIFVQLDAEFIAAIQVLVYAGAILVLYLFVVMLLNPKSHGFIKIPFRYAIGTVVSIIIVIQTLIAVKTTDVLGQKGDITDTVISQYGNVKLFGKALFTDFLVPFEIASILLLVAMIGAIVLARKE; encoded by the coding sequence ATGGAACAGGTAGCGTTTTATATCCTGGCATTTTTAGCTATTGTATCAGCGTTGTTTATGATAACTAGAACAAACCCTGTACATTCAGCCCTATGGATGCTGCTGACATTTTTCAGTGTAGCAGGTATTTTTGTTCAGCTTGATGCTGAATTTATCGCAGCGATTCAGGTTTTGGTTTATGCAGGAGCTATTTTAGTTCTTTACCTATTTGTAGTGATGCTGCTTAATCCAAAATCTCATGGATTTATTAAAATACCTTTTAGATATGCAATAGGTACAGTAGTTTCAATTATAATCGTTATACAAACATTGATAGCTGTTAAAACAACTGATGTATTAGGACAAAAGGGTGATATTACTGATACAGTGATTTCGCAATATGGAAATGTCAAGTTGTTTGGTAAAGCGTTGTTTACTGATTTTCTTGTGCCATTTGAAATAGCTTCTATCCTTTTGTTGGTTGCTATGATTGGTGCGATAGTGTTGGCTAGGAAAGAATAG